One genomic segment of Balneolaceae bacterium includes these proteins:
- a CDS encoding DUF4340 domain-containing protein, with amino-acid sequence MTNATKTLSLIFAFALVLLLLQVFLSGSGESEIFKGDLVETEASQVNRITIDHPADTAFVELSKSNGAWQIRANNETFEADSQKIKTALREFQNMEVEALVTRDPAKHTRYRVDSTSATITLYRDDQQLDQLIASSSQFPGSSGDIYVRLTGDNQVFLVNGLRRSSIQSNFNYWRDLTVWNVPERSITEIRFTYPADSSFTIRRENETWFAGSDSLDKQKTSTLSNMLANLEAAGFPDEGANHFMPEAQYTVEFLLDNGETKSLAFFPAVDSKPGPFYKVSASGYPYAFFLAKRTWNQAVLTGRDDYLKE; translated from the coding sequence ATGACAAACGCAACTAAAACACTTTCTTTGATATTTGCTTTCGCGCTGGTTCTTCTTCTGTTACAGGTATTTTTAAGCGGCAGCGGGGAAAGTGAAATTTTTAAAGGCGATCTGGTTGAAACCGAAGCATCGCAGGTTAACCGAATTACAATCGATCACCCAGCCGATACCGCTTTTGTAGAGCTCTCAAAAAGTAATGGGGCATGGCAGATTAGGGCCAATAATGAAACGTTCGAAGCGGATTCTCAAAAAATTAAAACCGCTCTCCGTGAGTTCCAGAATATGGAGGTAGAGGCACTCGTCACACGAGACCCCGCTAAACACACCCGTTACCGGGTGGACAGTACCAGCGCTACAATCACCCTTTACCGGGACGATCAACAATTGGATCAGCTCATCGCCAGCTCATCGCAATTTCCCGGAAGCTCGGGAGATATTTATGTACGGCTTACCGGAGACAACCAGGTTTTTTTGGTCAATGGGTTGAGGCGATCGTCCATTCAATCCAATTTTAATTACTGGCGGGATCTTACAGTTTGGAATGTTCCGGAGCGTTCTATCACAGAAATCCGGTTTACCTATCCGGCAGACAGCTCATTTACAATCCGGAGAGAAAATGAAACATGGTTTGCCGGGTCCGACTCGTTGGATAAACAAAAGACATCCACCCTCTCCAATATGCTGGCTAACCTTGAAGCGGCCGGTTTCCCCGATGAAGGTGCAAACCATTTCATGCCTGAAGCTCAATATACCGTGGAGTTTTTACTTGATAACGGAGAAACAAAATCGCTTGCTTTTTTCCCCGCTGTAGATTCGAAACCGGGCCCCTTCTACAAAGTATCCGCCAGCGGATATCCCTATGCATTCTTTCTCGCCAAACGCACCTGGAATCAGGCGGTTCTGACAGGGCGGGATGATTATTTGAAGGAGTAG
- a CDS encoding Gldg family protein — protein MTLFEGFLINREEGLIQTALIIGTAIVLCILANQLIWRADLTEDNRYTLSSASEQIAEQIGDPITVTAYFSEDLPPNLDLVKDEFRSFLDEFRAYSGGNLEYRFVNPNENDQTEAEAQQAGIQPLLVNVRERDQVSQRRAYLGAVFQYENRQETLPAVQPNTSLEYEIALIIQKLIGESKPKIGFLQGHGEPTQAAMTQTMNQLQQLYQVVDLNNVDSNGVPPDIEVLMIVGPEEMLTDSELLAIDQYIMSGGKAVFAINKVNANLQAGGIGSPIGTGLSRLLNTYNIPVQANLLRDVSSAQIQVQSRDRGFNVVNNVRYPYIPMIPNFGDHPISQGIESVLFPFVSTLDVTLADTNQTLSVLARSSERADTTRQFLNLSPQQQFTAEDFQASYLPVAALIEGTFTSAFADDDSIQANLTSSSPTSIVVFGDGDFVINGTGQQQQNMPEDNINIFINAVDYLADASGLMELRTKAVTSRPLAQITDQTKTFLKYLNVLLPIFLVIGYGFYRYRTAQSRRQKWKEEGV, from the coding sequence ATGACATTGTTTGAAGGCTTTCTAATTAATAGAGAAGAGGGGTTGATTCAAACAGCCCTGATCATCGGTACAGCCATTGTACTTTGTATTCTTGCAAATCAATTAATCTGGCGGGCTGATCTGACGGAAGACAACCGTTATACACTGTCATCCGCCAGTGAACAAATTGCCGAACAGATTGGAGATCCCATTACTGTTACCGCTTACTTTTCTGAAGATCTGCCCCCCAACCTCGACCTGGTAAAAGACGAATTCCGAAGCTTCCTGGATGAGTTTAGAGCTTATTCCGGTGGCAATCTTGAGTATAGATTCGTAAACCCGAACGAGAACGATCAAACCGAAGCGGAAGCTCAACAGGCCGGTATCCAACCGTTACTGGTGAATGTTCGCGAACGGGATCAAGTCTCGCAAAGAAGGGCGTACCTGGGTGCTGTTTTTCAATATGAAAATCGACAGGAAACTTTACCCGCGGTTCAGCCCAACACCTCTCTTGAATATGAAATTGCTCTGATCATTCAGAAGCTGATTGGAGAAAGTAAACCCAAAATCGGGTTTTTACAGGGACACGGCGAGCCCACCCAAGCAGCAATGACACAAACCATGAATCAGCTACAGCAACTTTACCAGGTTGTGGATCTGAATAATGTAGATTCGAACGGAGTTCCACCGGATATTGAAGTGCTCATGATTGTGGGGCCGGAAGAGATGCTGACCGATTCGGAACTGCTGGCGATTGATCAATATATTATGAGCGGCGGCAAGGCTGTTTTTGCCATCAATAAAGTAAATGCCAATCTGCAAGCGGGCGGTATCGGATCACCCATTGGCACGGGACTAAGCCGCCTCCTTAACACCTACAACATTCCGGTTCAGGCAAATCTGTTGAGGGATGTTAGCAGTGCCCAGATCCAGGTTCAAAGCCGGGATAGAGGGTTTAATGTTGTAAATAATGTACGTTATCCATATATCCCGATGATTCCGAACTTTGGAGATCACCCGATTAGCCAGGGCATTGAGTCTGTACTCTTTCCATTTGTTTCTACACTCGATGTTACCCTGGCAGATACAAATCAAACCTTATCGGTTCTTGCGCGAAGCTCTGAAAGGGCAGATACAACCCGGCAATTTTTAAACCTGAGTCCGCAGCAACAGTTTACAGCTGAAGATTTCCAAGCCTCATATTTGCCCGTTGCTGCTTTAATTGAGGGAACGTTCACGTCTGCTTTTGCAGATGATGATTCCATACAAGCCAATCTCACATCAAGCAGTCCTACATCAATTGTAGTTTTTGGTGATGGTGATTTTGTAATCAACGGAACCGGACAGCAGCAGCAAAACATGCCGGAAGATAACATCAATATTTTTATAAATGCGGTGGATTACCTGGCCGATGCATCCGGCCTGATGGAGTTGAGAACCAAAGCAGTTACCAGCAGGCCGCTGGCACAGATTACAGATCAGACCAAAACATTTTTGAAATATTTAAATGTGTTATTACCCATATTCCTGGTGATTGGTTACGGTTTCTATCGATATCGAACAGCTCAATCAAGAAGACAGAAATGGAAGGAGGAGGGAGTATAA
- a CDS encoding ABC transporter permease subunit: MSHIWTICKREVNAFFNSLTAYIILIVFLAVSGFFTWLGGSGDLFFVGQASLNTFFGIAFWTLFFFIPAITMRMLAEERRSGTLELLATKPVTDFQIVIGKWLASWLLVIISLLFTIPYYITVANLGNIDHGATFAGYFALILISGVYTSVGIFASSMTKNQIVALILSLFIGVFFHILFGISASVLPPFLSGIAEFMDLQYHYSTLTRGVVTLESVTYMVSLIVVGFVLSTVSLKQRMWR, translated from the coding sequence ATGAGCCATATCTGGACGATTTGCAAACGGGAAGTGAACGCATTTTTTAACTCACTTACGGCCTATATTATTTTGATTGTATTCCTGGCGGTAAGCGGGTTTTTTACCTGGCTTGGCGGTTCGGGAGATCTGTTTTTTGTAGGACAGGCTTCTCTCAATACTTTTTTTGGAATTGCTTTTTGGACACTCTTCTTTTTCATCCCGGCCATTACCATGCGTATGCTGGCTGAGGAACGACGATCCGGCACACTGGAACTACTCGCCACAAAACCTGTTACCGATTTTCAAATTGTAATCGGTAAATGGCTGGCTTCCTGGTTGCTGGTAATTATCTCTCTCCTGTTTACAATTCCTTACTACATCACCGTAGCCAATCTTGGAAATATCGACCACGGAGCAACTTTCGCCGGTTATTTTGCTTTGATTCTCATAAGCGGTGTTTACACCAGTGTGGGAATTTTTGCATCCAGTATGACGAAGAACCAAATTGTTGCACTGATCCTCAGTCTCTTTATCGGTGTTTTCTTCCATATTCTATTCGGAATTTCAGCGTCTGTACTGCCGCCGTTTCTTTCAGGCATAGCTGAGTTTATGGATCTGCAATACCATTATTCAACACTTACCCGTGGTGTTGTCACACTTGAAAGTGTTACCTATATGGTTTCGCTGATCGTGGTTGGTTTTGTATTGTCAACAGTTTCACTAAAACAGAGGATGTGGAGATGA
- a CDS encoding class I SAM-dependent methyltransferase — MKFEVRSPLYDQESIGIPSEVENLSKPFNGTVCSRKGDEYTIKNNIVDLLPKEKEYTLAQSTNHWSITASVYEDLWRVRSLSLLTGEQFPIEKEKKLLNEWLNPQPGKTYLDVGCSTAMYARALKKAEPESRLVAIDFADAMLEEARLKAEANQTDLLLIRADAREMPFFAKTFDGIAMGGTLNELGDELKVLFECRRVLKDEGILFMMHLIKSETWYGWLFQNSAEWSGLKFWTVDESNELFKRSGFKVEDQFIKGIVCFTKLKTV, encoded by the coding sequence ATGAAATTTGAAGTTCGTTCTCCGCTTTACGATCAGGAATCTATAGGAATCCCCTCAGAAGTAGAAAACCTGTCTAAACCGTTTAATGGTACGGTCTGTTCAAGAAAGGGTGATGAATATACCATCAAGAACAATATTGTTGATCTGCTCCCAAAAGAGAAAGAATATACCCTTGCACAGAGCACGAATCACTGGAGTATCACAGCGTCTGTATATGAAGATTTGTGGCGGGTTCGATCTCTGTCGCTACTCACCGGCGAACAATTTCCCATTGAAAAGGAGAAAAAACTCCTGAATGAGTGGTTGAACCCTCAACCCGGAAAAACATATTTAGATGTGGGCTGTTCCACTGCGATGTACGCAAGAGCGTTGAAAAAAGCAGAGCCTGAGAGCCGTCTTGTAGCAATTGATTTTGCAGATGCAATGCTTGAAGAAGCCCGGCTGAAAGCTGAAGCCAATCAAACAGATCTGCTGCTCATACGGGCTGATGCACGCGAGATGCCCTTCTTTGCAAAAACATTTGACGGAATAGCAATGGGAGGTACACTTAATGAACTGGGGGATGAGTTAAAGGTACTGTTTGAGTGCCGCCGGGTTTTGAAAGATGAAGGAATCCTGTTTATGATGCATCTTATCAAATCGGAGACATGGTACGGATGGCTGTTCCAAAACTCTGCCGAGTGGAGCGGGCTAAAATTCTGGACGGTGGATGAGAGCAACGAATTGTTTAAACGCTCCGGTTTTAAAGTAGAAGATCAGTTTATCAAAGGGATTGTTTGTTTTACGAAATTGAAAACGGTTTAA
- the argS gene encoding arginine--tRNA ligase: protein METYLQKIIRQALLKLGLPEDQVPDIKIETPKDPSHGDAATNVAMVLPKILKKNPRAIAEELIDHLESDPKKIKAVEIAGPGFINFRFAEDYLYDELGEILKSGSEFGKTSDNMGVECLVEFVSANPTGPLTVGHGRNAVLGDTVSRLLEWTGADVQREYYFNNAGRQMRMLGLSVQARYLEEIGEDSEFPEGGYEGEYIKDIAKQLVQEHADQLAEEETETVFKEKAESVIFEEIQSTLKRMNIEMDSFFNEHTLYEDGSIDEVVETFRQKDLAYDKDGAVWFKTTEFGKDQDTVLIKSSGEPTYRLPDIAYHANKLDRKFDLCIDVFGADHIDTYPDVLSGIEVLGYDKEKVEVLVYQFVTLVKEGKPFKMSTRKANFVTLDELMDEVGEDVTRFFFLMRSPNTHLEFDITTAKETGEKNPVFYLQYAHARIQSILRKIDEISKFNDDIDLSVLTHESETTLIKKLIAFPEAISLAAQHREPHRLITYLNELASAFTSFYHDCRIIGEEDELMQARTMLAKATATVLANGLGILGIDAPDRM, encoded by the coding sequence ATGGAAACCTATTTACAAAAAATTATAAGGCAGGCACTGTTGAAGCTCGGTTTGCCTGAAGATCAAGTTCCCGACATCAAGATTGAGACGCCGAAAGATCCATCTCATGGGGATGCGGCTACAAATGTGGCGATGGTTCTGCCCAAAATCCTCAAAAAAAATCCACGTGCAATAGCCGAAGAGTTGATTGATCACCTTGAATCCGATCCCAAAAAAATTAAAGCAGTAGAGATCGCCGGCCCCGGATTTATCAATTTCCGTTTTGCTGAGGATTACCTGTATGATGAGCTTGGCGAAATTCTGAAATCCGGTTCTGAATTTGGAAAAACGAGTGACAATATGGGAGTTGAGTGCCTGGTGGAATTTGTAAGTGCAAACCCAACGGGACCATTAACAGTGGGCCACGGTCGAAATGCTGTTCTTGGAGATACGGTTTCCAGGCTTCTGGAATGGACCGGTGCGGATGTACAGCGTGAGTACTATTTTAACAATGCCGGCCGACAGATGCGAATGCTGGGCCTGAGTGTTCAAGCCCGATACCTGGAAGAGATTGGAGAAGATTCTGAATTTCCCGAAGGTGGTTATGAAGGGGAATACATCAAAGATATTGCCAAACAGCTTGTTCAAGAACATGCCGATCAACTGGCTGAGGAAGAAACTGAAACCGTATTTAAAGAAAAAGCAGAATCGGTCATTTTCGAAGAGATTCAGAGTACGCTCAAGCGGATGAATATCGAGATGGATTCTTTCTTCAATGAGCACACGCTTTATGAAGACGGCTCGATTGATGAGGTAGTTGAAACCTTTCGACAGAAAGATCTGGCGTACGATAAAGACGGCGCCGTTTGGTTTAAAACAACTGAATTCGGGAAAGACCAGGATACGGTTTTAATCAAAAGCAGCGGTGAGCCCACCTACCGATTACCGGATATTGCCTATCACGCCAACAAACTCGATCGCAAATTTGATCTGTGCATTGATGTATTCGGAGCCGATCATATCGATACGTACCCTGATGTACTGAGCGGGATCGAGGTTTTGGGATATGATAAAGAGAAAGTAGAAGTGCTTGTATACCAGTTTGTCACATTAGTTAAAGAAGGCAAACCTTTTAAGATGAGTACACGGAAAGCCAACTTTGTTACTCTCGACGAATTAATGGACGAAGTGGGAGAAGACGTAACCCGCTTTTTCTTTTTGATGAGATCCCCGAATACTCATCTTGAATTCGACATCACAACGGCGAAAGAAACCGGTGAAAAAAATCCCGTCTTCTACCTGCAATATGCACACGCACGCATTCAATCAATCCTTCGAAAAATTGATGAGATCTCAAAATTCAACGATGATATTGATCTCTCTGTTCTCACTCATGAATCAGAAACCACACTCATCAAAAAACTGATCGCCTTTCCCGAAGCGATCTCACTGGCAGCCCAGCATCGTGAACCGCACCGGTTGATTACGTATCTGAATGAGCTTGCCTCTGCATTTACATCTTTCTACCACGATTGCAGAATTATCGGTGAGGAGGACGAGCTCATGCAGGCCCGAACGATGTTGGCAAAAGCCACGGCAACAGTGCTGGCAAACGGACTTGGAATCCTGGGTATTGATGCACCGGATCGGATGTGA